One Numenius arquata chromosome 9, bNumArq3.hap1.1, whole genome shotgun sequence DNA window includes the following coding sequences:
- the TFDP2 gene encoding transcription factor Dp-2 isoform X1: protein MTAKNVGVTSTNGDLKGFIDQNQSPTKGNISIITLPVSSTNSPTKILPKTLGPINVNVGPQMIISTSQRLTSSGSVLIGSAYNPAPAMVTQTHITEASGWAPGDRKRTREFIESDFSESKRSKKGDKNGKGLRHFSMKVCEKVQRKGTTSYNEVADELVSEFTNSNSHLATDSAYDQKNIRRRVYDALNVLMAMNIISKEKKEIRWIGLPTNSAQECQNLEIEKQRRIERIKQKRAQLQELLLQQIAFKNLVQRNQQNEQRNQGPPALNSTIQLPFLIVNTSKRTVIDCSVSSDKFEYLFNFDNTFEIHDDSEVLKRMGMSFGLEAGKCSAEDLRTAKSLVPKALEGYITDMSAGFSWINQGLLSSSAQAVSHLEGAGGNSDAKSSENPGLCLDAEVALATGQVPAPGSQQSSSATSRYSESRGETPCSFNDEDEEDEDEDSSSPE from the exons GTTGGTGTGACTTCCACAAATGGAGACTTGAAAGGATTTATAGATCAGAACCAGAGTCCAACAAAAG GTAATATTTCAATAATCACATTACCAGTTTCCAGCACCAACTCTCCAACTAAGATTTTGCCAAAAACCTTAGGACCAATCAATGTGAATGTTGGACCCCAAATG ATCATAAGCACATCACAAAGACTGACCAGTTCAGGGAGTGTTCTGATTGGGAGTGCGTATAACCCAGCTCCAGCAATggtcacacagacacacataacGGAAGCTTCTGGCTGGGCCCCAGG GGACAGAAAGCGGACTCGAGAATTTATAGAATCAGATTTTTCAGAAAG taagagaagcaaaaaaggagataaaaatgggAAGGGTCTGAGGCATTTTTCAATGAAAGTATGTGAAAAAGTTCAACGTAAAGGAACAACTTCATACAATGAAGTCGCTGATGAGCTGGTATCAGAATTCACAAATTCTAACAGCCACCTAGCTACAGATTCG GCTTATGATCAGAAAAATATTAGACGGAGAGTTTATGATGCTCTTAATGTCCTGATGGCAATGAACATAATTtcaaaggagaagaaggaaatcAGATGGATTGGCCTTCCTACAAACTCCGCTCAGGAATGTCAGAATCTAGAG atagaAAAACAGAGGCGGATTGAAAGGATAAAACAGAAGCGAGCCCAACTACAAGAACTGCTGCTGCAg cAAATAGCATTCAAAAACTTGGTACAAAGAAATCAGCAAAATGAACAACGAAATCAAGGCCCTCCGGCTTTGAACTCGACAATACAGCTGCCTTTCCTAATAGTCAACACAAGCAAAAGAACAGTTATAGACTGCAGCGTATCCAGTGATAA ATTTGAATACCTCTTTAATTTCGATAACACTTTTGAGATTCATGACGACAGTGAGGTGCTGAAGAGAATGGGAATGTCCTTTGGGCTTGAGGCGGGCAAATGCTCAGCTGAGGACCTAAGGACTGCAAAATCCCTGGTGCCAAAAGCCTTAGAAGGCTACATCACAG ATATGTCTGCAGGATTTTCATGGATAAACCAAGGGTTACTTTCAAGTTCAGCACAAGCAGTTTCACATTTagagggagcaggaggcaatTCTGATGCTAAATCGAG TGAGAATCCAGGGTTGTGTTTGGATGCTGAAGTGGCCTTAGCAACTGGGCAGGTTCCTGCCCCTGGCAGTCAGCAGTCCAGCAGCGCAACATCACGCTACTCTGAATCACGAGGAGAAACCCCATGCTCATTcaatgatgaagatgaagaagatgaagatgaggattcttcctccccagaataa
- the TFDP2 gene encoding transcription factor Dp-2 isoform X3: protein MLDPKCKRSKKGDKNGKGLRHFSMKVCEKVQRKGTTSYNEVADELVSEFTNSNSHLATDSAYDQKNIRRRVYDALNVLMAMNIISKEKKEIRWIGLPTNSAQECQNLEIEKQRRIERIKQKRAQLQELLLQQIAFKNLVQRNQQNEQRNQGPPALNSTIQLPFLIVNTSKRTVIDCSVSSDKFEYLFNFDNTFEIHDDSEVLKRMGMSFGLEAGKCSAEDLRTAKSLVPKALEGYITDMSAGFSWINQGLLSSSAQAVSHLEGAGGNSDAKSSENPGLCLDAEVALATGQVPAPGSQQSSSATSRYSESRGETPCSFNDEDEEDEDEDSSSPE, encoded by the exons ATGTTGGACCCCAAATG taagagaagcaaaaaaggagataaaaatgggAAGGGTCTGAGGCATTTTTCAATGAAAGTATGTGAAAAAGTTCAACGTAAAGGAACAACTTCATACAATGAAGTCGCTGATGAGCTGGTATCAGAATTCACAAATTCTAACAGCCACCTAGCTACAGATTCG GCTTATGATCAGAAAAATATTAGACGGAGAGTTTATGATGCTCTTAATGTCCTGATGGCAATGAACATAATTtcaaaggagaagaaggaaatcAGATGGATTGGCCTTCCTACAAACTCCGCTCAGGAATGTCAGAATCTAGAG atagaAAAACAGAGGCGGATTGAAAGGATAAAACAGAAGCGAGCCCAACTACAAGAACTGCTGCTGCAg cAAATAGCATTCAAAAACTTGGTACAAAGAAATCAGCAAAATGAACAACGAAATCAAGGCCCTCCGGCTTTGAACTCGACAATACAGCTGCCTTTCCTAATAGTCAACACAAGCAAAAGAACAGTTATAGACTGCAGCGTATCCAGTGATAA ATTTGAATACCTCTTTAATTTCGATAACACTTTTGAGATTCATGACGACAGTGAGGTGCTGAAGAGAATGGGAATGTCCTTTGGGCTTGAGGCGGGCAAATGCTCAGCTGAGGACCTAAGGACTGCAAAATCCCTGGTGCCAAAAGCCTTAGAAGGCTACATCACAG ATATGTCTGCAGGATTTTCATGGATAAACCAAGGGTTACTTTCAAGTTCAGCACAAGCAGTTTCACATTTagagggagcaggaggcaatTCTGATGCTAAATCGAG TGAGAATCCAGGGTTGTGTTTGGATGCTGAAGTGGCCTTAGCAACTGGGCAGGTTCCTGCCCCTGGCAGTCAGCAGTCCAGCAGCGCAACATCACGCTACTCTGAATCACGAGGAGAAACCCCATGCTCATTcaatgatgaagatgaagaagatgaagatgaggattcttcctccccagaataa
- the TFDP2 gene encoding transcription factor Dp-2 isoform X4: MTAKNVGVTSTNGDLKGFIDQNQSPTKGNISIITLPVSSTNSPTKILPKTLGPINVNVGPQMIISTSQRLTSSGSVLIGSAYNPAPAMVTQTHITEASGWAPGDRKRTREFIESDFSESKRSKKGDKNGKGLRHFSMKVCEKVQRKGTTSYNEVADELVSEFTNSNSHLATDSQAYDQKNIRRRVYDALNVLMAMNIISKEKKEIRWIGLPTNSAQECQNLEIEKQRRIERIKQKRAQLQELLLQQIAFKNLVQRNQQNEQRNQGPPALNSTIQLPFLIVNTSKRTVIDCSVSSDKFEYLFNFDNTFEIHDDSEVLKRMGMSFGLEAGKCSAEDLRTAKSLVPKALEGYITDMSAGFSWINQGLLSSSAQAVSHLEGAGGNSDAKSSENPGLCLDAEVALATGQVPAPGSQQSSSATSRYSESRGETPCSFNDEDEEDEDEDSSSPE; encoded by the exons GTTGGTGTGACTTCCACAAATGGAGACTTGAAAGGATTTATAGATCAGAACCAGAGTCCAACAAAAG GTAATATTTCAATAATCACATTACCAGTTTCCAGCACCAACTCTCCAACTAAGATTTTGCCAAAAACCTTAGGACCAATCAATGTGAATGTTGGACCCCAAATG ATCATAAGCACATCACAAAGACTGACCAGTTCAGGGAGTGTTCTGATTGGGAGTGCGTATAACCCAGCTCCAGCAATggtcacacagacacacataacGGAAGCTTCTGGCTGGGCCCCAGG GGACAGAAAGCGGACTCGAGAATTTATAGAATCAGATTTTTCAGAAAG taagagaagcaaaaaaggagataaaaatgggAAGGGTCTGAGGCATTTTTCAATGAAAGTATGTGAAAAAGTTCAACGTAAAGGAACAACTTCATACAATGAAGTCGCTGATGAGCTGGTATCAGAATTCACAAATTCTAACAGCCACCTAGCTACAGATTCG CAGGCTTATGATCAGAAAAATATTAGACGGAGAGTTTATGATGCTCTTAATGTCCTGATGGCAATGAACATAATTtcaaaggagaagaaggaaatcAGATGGATTGGCCTTCCTACAAACTCCGCTCAGGAATGTCAGAATCTAGAG atagaAAAACAGAGGCGGATTGAAAGGATAAAACAGAAGCGAGCCCAACTACAAGAACTGCTGCTGCAg cAAATAGCATTCAAAAACTTGGTACAAAGAAATCAGCAAAATGAACAACGAAATCAAGGCCCTCCGGCTTTGAACTCGACAATACAGCTGCCTTTCCTAATAGTCAACACAAGCAAAAGAACAGTTATAGACTGCAGCGTATCCAGTGATAA ATTTGAATACCTCTTTAATTTCGATAACACTTTTGAGATTCATGACGACAGTGAGGTGCTGAAGAGAATGGGAATGTCCTTTGGGCTTGAGGCGGGCAAATGCTCAGCTGAGGACCTAAGGACTGCAAAATCCCTGGTGCCAAAAGCCTTAGAAGGCTACATCACAG ATATGTCTGCAGGATTTTCATGGATAAACCAAGGGTTACTTTCAAGTTCAGCACAAGCAGTTTCACATTTagagggagcaggaggcaatTCTGATGCTAAATCGAG TGAGAATCCAGGGTTGTGTTTGGATGCTGAAGTGGCCTTAGCAACTGGGCAGGTTCCTGCCCCTGGCAGTCAGCAGTCCAGCAGCGCAACATCACGCTACTCTGAATCACGAGGAGAAACCCCATGCTCATTcaatgatgaagatgaagaagatgaagatgaggattcttcctccccagaataa
- the TFDP2 gene encoding transcription factor Dp-2 isoform X2 → MLDPKWDRKRTREFIESDFSESKRSKKGDKNGKGLRHFSMKVCEKVQRKGTTSYNEVADELVSEFTNSNSHLATDSAYDQKNIRRRVYDALNVLMAMNIISKEKKEIRWIGLPTNSAQECQNLEIEKQRRIERIKQKRAQLQELLLQQIAFKNLVQRNQQNEQRNQGPPALNSTIQLPFLIVNTSKRTVIDCSVSSDKFEYLFNFDNTFEIHDDSEVLKRMGMSFGLEAGKCSAEDLRTAKSLVPKALEGYITDMSAGFSWINQGLLSSSAQAVSHLEGAGGNSDAKSSENPGLCLDAEVALATGQVPAPGSQQSSSATSRYSESRGETPCSFNDEDEEDEDEDSSSPE, encoded by the exons ATGTTGGACCCCAAATG GGACAGAAAGCGGACTCGAGAATTTATAGAATCAGATTTTTCAGAAAG taagagaagcaaaaaaggagataaaaatgggAAGGGTCTGAGGCATTTTTCAATGAAAGTATGTGAAAAAGTTCAACGTAAAGGAACAACTTCATACAATGAAGTCGCTGATGAGCTGGTATCAGAATTCACAAATTCTAACAGCCACCTAGCTACAGATTCG GCTTATGATCAGAAAAATATTAGACGGAGAGTTTATGATGCTCTTAATGTCCTGATGGCAATGAACATAATTtcaaaggagaagaaggaaatcAGATGGATTGGCCTTCCTACAAACTCCGCTCAGGAATGTCAGAATCTAGAG atagaAAAACAGAGGCGGATTGAAAGGATAAAACAGAAGCGAGCCCAACTACAAGAACTGCTGCTGCAg cAAATAGCATTCAAAAACTTGGTACAAAGAAATCAGCAAAATGAACAACGAAATCAAGGCCCTCCGGCTTTGAACTCGACAATACAGCTGCCTTTCCTAATAGTCAACACAAGCAAAAGAACAGTTATAGACTGCAGCGTATCCAGTGATAA ATTTGAATACCTCTTTAATTTCGATAACACTTTTGAGATTCATGACGACAGTGAGGTGCTGAAGAGAATGGGAATGTCCTTTGGGCTTGAGGCGGGCAAATGCTCAGCTGAGGACCTAAGGACTGCAAAATCCCTGGTGCCAAAAGCCTTAGAAGGCTACATCACAG ATATGTCTGCAGGATTTTCATGGATAAACCAAGGGTTACTTTCAAGTTCAGCACAAGCAGTTTCACATTTagagggagcaggaggcaatTCTGATGCTAAATCGAG TGAGAATCCAGGGTTGTGTTTGGATGCTGAAGTGGCCTTAGCAACTGGGCAGGTTCCTGCCCCTGGCAGTCAGCAGTCCAGCAGCGCAACATCACGCTACTCTGAATCACGAGGAGAAACCCCATGCTCATTcaatgatgaagatgaagaagatgaagatgaggattcttcctccccagaataa